The window accgtggggtttttagtgggtaggtcccgcgcctgtcgttgtacgggcgcggggaatcccacacacccctcccacctctccccaaggaggtgggagggtgtctttcgaagattttccccacgccaaaaaaaaaaaaaaaaaaaaaaaaaaaaaaaaaaaaagtcgtaagctagtaagcaaccagtaagctagtaagcaagcagcaggttagtaagaaagcagtatactcgtgagcaagcagcaggctggtaagcaagcagtgagctagtaagcaagcaacaggctagtaaaaatgcagttagttagtagggaACAAGTAAGTTTGTAGTAAAGCAGTATcttggtaagcaagcaagaagcaactaaggaagcagtaagctagcgagcacgcagtaagatagtaacaaagcactttgctagtaaggaagcagcaggctagtaaggaggcagttagttagtaaggtggCAGTTCGCTAATAAGCAaggagcaagcttgtaagcaagcagcaaggtagtaagcgagcattaagcgattaagctagcagtaagctactaagcagccagtaagctggtaagcaaacagtgagccagtaagcgaggagaaagctagtaaagaagcagtatgctagttagcaagcagtaagctagaatgcaagcagcaatccaataatcaagcactaagatagaaagcatgcagtaagctactaaggaagcagtaagcttgtatgcaagcagcagtctagtcagaaagctggtagctaataagaaagcagtatgcttgtaagcaagctgtaagcaagaatgcaagcagcaagctagtatgcaagcagtgagcttgtaagcgagtagtcagctagtaaacaagcagaaagctagtaagcaaaccgtAAGctcgtaaacaagcagtaagcaactaaGCAAACTGTGGGCATGTAAGCTAGCATCTGGCTAGTGAGAAAGGtgctatctagtaagaaagtagcattctaggaagtagtaagctagtaagcgaggaggtagctagCTAGCCAGCAGTaaaattgtaagcaagcagtaagcgtgtaagcaagaaggaggctagtcagaaagcagttatctagtaagaaagctgtatgctagtaagcaagcagtatggtagaaagcaagcaccaagcttgtaagcaagcagcctgctagtaagcaagccgtaatctagaaagcaagcggcaatatagtaagcatgcagtaagctagtaaacaagcagtgagctagtaacgatGCACTAagttagaatgcaagcagcaagcttgtaagctaaTAGTAatctagaaagtaagcagtaagctagtatgcaagcagtgagctagtaagctagcagttagctattgagcatgcagtaaactagtaagcaagcagtaagctataatgtaagcagcatgctagtgagcaagcagcaagctagtaagcatgcagtaagctagtaagcaggcagtgagctagtaagacagcagctaactattgagcaagcagttaaatagtaagcagccagtacgcttgttagcaagcagtatgatGGTAAGAACACAGTTATCTAGGTAGctcgtagtaagctagtaagcaagtagtaagcctgaaagcaagcagcaggtaagcaagcaaccagcaagtgagtaagctagcagtgagctagtaagcaagcagtgggctggtaggcgagcagtaagctagtcagcgaccagtaagctattgagcatgcagcaagctagtaaggaagtagtgggcaagtaagcaagatgtaagttagtaagccagcagtaagctcgaaagctagcagccagatagtaagcaagcagttagctagtaagcaggtagtattGTTTggaataaggtataagaattagaATAATATGTAGAagtacgtttattgtaccgtcttcgtgtttagattatggtgcgagcggtgtggattaCGTGAGACAGAGTGAATGAGTGTTTTCAGAGCGtgtcatgtgtgccgacggttggtgcgaccgtcaccgatctatggacgagatttgaaagatcaacggtttgttgtgcgcgatcctgtaacggcagaacggtccaagctgtcgatccgattgtacgtgatatcgagaacggacctacgtcgcccttgcgcattctcctagggagttgcccctgcaactgttatcggacacgtgcccaccgcgtcccagttacgcttgccgctgtgtgaacgttgtgcaaccttacaataaatttgtgactgtgtaaatcgctccgccattcttcgcgtccctgttcctcgtccgcgcctcttttcgtctgtgCATTAACAatgtggtccttcgagccggatttgagGACGACGCAGAATGGAGACCGCACGAGCTGAAACAACATCAGCGCCGCTGACCAATCAGACCGTGGAAGTCCACCTACACCAGCTGCAGGTCATCGCCCACACCATCACCCGGATGGAGGTTAACTACCGGAAGGAAGGGCAGGCCAAGTTCTCCGCagcttccgccgagggacggctcAAGAGACTGAACGGCGAGTGGATGCGCTTCGAGAAGCTGCACCTGGAGTTTCTGCAGTTAGTCCCCGCTCAAGCTAAGTCTATCATGCCGTACTTTACCTTATCGAAAAGGTACAGGAGACCTATTGGGCCTCGTGCGACTTTTTCGCCGACGTTGCAGCGAAATGGACTGCGACCAGTGCCGCGCAACCGAGTCCATCTCCCGCGCCCACGGGCGACTCCATCTCCGTCGCGAAACTCGCGCGAATCCCGCTGCCCAAATTCGCTGGGTCGTACACCGAATGGCACAGTTTCCGCGATCTGTTCAAATCGCTCGTGTTAGACAATAAGTCCCTAACGAACGTGCAACGGttacactatttaaaatcgtccgTCGAAGGTCAAGCCGCGAACCTGCTCGCGCATTTCTCGATAACCGACGCGAATTTTGAACCGGCCTGAAAGACGCTAGCCGACCGGTACAATAACAATTGCGTGATAGTATCAACATTATTAAGCAATGTCATCTCGCTGCCGGTTATTGTTAGCGAGTCCGCGGACGAATTATCTCGTCTTCGCGACACGACGAAGGAGTCGATCGCCATGTTGCGCAGTATCGGTCGCCCGGTGGATACATGGGATGAGGTCAACGACTTCCTGCTTACTACCAAGCTAGACCGCCGTACGCTACGAGAGTGAGAGATATCACGCGGAGCAAGCACCGAGCCCCCCACCTACGACGAGCTCGACCAATTGCTCGTTGCGCGGATCCGCGATCTCGAGGCGTTTCACGACAAGCCCGAAACTTCGGCCGCGCGCCTCGCCGCGTCGCGATCGGCGCCCTCGACGGGAGTTCGCACGCACGCAACGAATACAGCTGTGAACCGGTGCCCGATGTGCCGATCGAAGCATCCGTTATATCGATGTCCGGTGTTCCATAGCCTACAACCTACGCAGCGGCGAGACCTAGTGACTCGGACCAACGTCTGTTTTAACTGTCTTCGCGATGGACACATGGTTTCGGTGTGTCCGGTTCGCACCACGTGCTCGCGATGTAACCGTAAACACCACAGATTGTTACAATTTCCCGCGACGAGTGTCGAAGCGCCGACGGGCGGCGATCGTGCAGCGTCATCTTCAAAACCCACTGGTATTCCTTCGGGATCTAACGGCACTCGGTCCTTCTATACGTGCGCCGCGGCCCCTCCAGAGTGCGCGAGTAGCCCTGTACTGCTTGCGACAGCTGTCGTGCAAGCGCGGTCGGCATCCGGGTGGCACTTCTCGGTACGCGTATTACTCGACCAGGGTTCGGAGGCCTCCTTTGTGTCCGAGCCCTTGGTACAGACActccaaatttttttttttttttttgtcgtggggaaaatcttcgaaagtcaccctcccacctctttggggagaggcgggcggggtgtgtgggattctccgcgcccgtagaatgacgggcgcgggacctacccactataaaccccacggtgacccttccgcacaatttgggaggataccgggaatcgctcgaagcattcttccggtatcttccccgtgcccgcgctttgcgcccatccccgggggggacaaacggtccccccggtagacactctgtctcatagcggcaggacggggccactccatcccgccgccatccgtcccggggccgcgtttagtggcggctgcgagccccaacacgcaaccgcctgcgaccccgtttctaccccgcgGCGGCCggaagctcatggccgctccaggccaccgagggtgcctccccgtgggccggacccacccggtgccctcagggcccccctcccagccagggtcgtccgccgcgcaaaggcggccgcccgcgacgccctcgcgccaccatacgagcgcgagcctcagcgcgccgctgaagctcgcgctcccttctcgcggcctccttctgcagcattacggtctcgcagaaggaggccacggccctccacttcctctcgctgccgagcatggcgcgcaccacacccggcagcgagacttcccgccctatgacgccgaccaggacacggcgctccccctcccacgctgggcatacctggagggtatgatcagccgtgtcctgctcggcgtcacaatggcagcaactcgCCGTCGgccccttccctatccggcacaggtatcttacgaagctgccatgcctggaaaatacctgtgccagccggtatgtgaggcttccatggcctctgtccagccactcacttacgagtggccgaacagccccgactgtccggtgccccgcggttggcatagccaaacgctcctgccacgcaagcaccacgaactgccgggcctgggcttcaaatcgccccaagcaggttcctgctctcccgagaccgcccccactcccgcgcgacggtcgacacgataacGATacgtcatcgcgtgcgaccgcgcgaggagatccatgggcggcatccccgcaagaaccgtcgccgcctcatgcgacacggcccGGTAGCTGCAGACGacactcagcgccatccgcctctgcacccgacgcagcaccgtcatgctgcgccgggaggccgccacgtcgtccgcccagacgggggccctctGGGTGGGCTCGCGGGTGTCCACGAgggtttccccacgtacaaaaaaaaaaaaaaaaagtgagctagtaagcgagcagggagctagtaacgaaacagtaagctagaaagcaagcagcaggctagtaaggacgcagcatgttagtaagcaaccagttagctagtaagcaagcagcaggctagtaaggaaggagttagctatttagcaagcagtaagctagtaagcaagcagtaagctagtaagcaagcagtgaactagtaagcaagcgggaagctagtaaggaagcagtaagctagtaagcatgcagtgagctagtaggcgagcagggagctagtaacgaagcagtaagctagtaagcaagcagtaagctagtaaccgagcagcagcctagtaagaatgcaattagctagtaaggaagcagtacggtagtaagcaagctggaagctagaaagcaagcagcatgctagcatGCAATCAGTAaggaagaaagcaagcagcaggcgagtatgccagcagtaggctagtaagcgagcaggaagctaaaaagcgagcagggacccagtaagagagcagaatgctagtaagctagcaataagctattaaggaaccagtaaggtagtaagca of the Colletes latitarsis isolate SP2378_abdomen chromosome 9, iyColLati1, whole genome shotgun sequence genome contains:
- the LOC143345632 gene encoding uncharacterized protein LOC143345632, yielding METARAETTSAPLTNQTVEVHLHQLQVIAHTITRMEVNYRKEGQAKFSAASAEGRLKRLNGEWMRFEKLHLEFLQLVPAQAKSIMPYFTLSKSAAQPSPSPAPTGDSISVAKLARIPLPKFAGSYTEWHSFRDLFKSLVLDNKSLTNVQRLHYLKSSVEGQAANLLAHFSITDANFEPA